In Arthrobacter sp. SLBN-83, one DNA window encodes the following:
- the thiL gene encoding thiamine-phosphate kinase: protein MPEDLRNRVDRQPTVAGLSEADLLARIFPRLQMEAGHAASTLLGPGDDAAVVAAPDGRTVISIDTQVQDQDFRLQWPNGYRTTGFDVGWKAAAQNLSDINAMGAQATSMVVSLTLPVDTPVSWVEDLADGLTAGIRELGAVRCSVAGGDLGRGREISVTVAVLGTLDGGRPVLRSGAQAGDILALAGTVGHAAAGLALLEADVPADTLGPAERVFLDLQCRPRPPLAAGPAARAAGATAMLDISDGLLRDGRRLAAASNVTVALDPARLAELAEVLAPAAALLGADPEQWVLGGGEDHGLLATFPADVQLPPGFTALGSIHALGTDDGPGVLTAGRAADSGGWDHFAH from the coding sequence GTGCCTGAAGACCTCCGTAACCGCGTTGACCGCCAGCCCACCGTCGCCGGCCTTTCCGAAGCCGACCTGCTGGCCCGGATCTTTCCGCGCCTCCAGATGGAGGCCGGGCACGCCGCCAGCACGCTGCTGGGACCCGGGGATGACGCCGCCGTCGTCGCCGCCCCGGACGGAAGAACGGTCATCAGCATCGACACCCAGGTCCAGGACCAGGATTTCCGGCTCCAGTGGCCCAACGGCTACCGCACCACCGGATTCGACGTCGGCTGGAAAGCGGCCGCGCAGAACCTTAGCGACATCAATGCCATGGGGGCACAGGCAACGTCCATGGTGGTCAGCCTCACGCTTCCCGTTGACACGCCCGTGAGCTGGGTGGAGGACCTGGCGGACGGGCTCACGGCCGGAATCCGGGAGCTGGGGGCTGTCCGCTGTTCGGTGGCCGGCGGGGACCTGGGCCGCGGGCGGGAGATTTCGGTGACGGTGGCGGTGCTGGGAACGCTCGACGGCGGCCGGCCGGTCCTCCGCTCCGGCGCCCAGGCCGGGGACATCCTGGCGCTGGCCGGCACGGTGGGCCATGCTGCGGCGGGGCTGGCCCTGCTCGAAGCGGATGTCCCCGCGGACACGCTGGGCCCGGCCGAGCGTGTCTTCCTGGACCTGCAGTGCCGTCCCCGTCCGCCGCTGGCGGCGGGTCCGGCAGCGCGGGCCGCAGGGGCCACGGCAATGCTCGACATCTCGGATGGGCTCCTGCGTGACGGCAGGAGGCTGGCTGCCGCCAGCAATGTCACCGTCGCCCTCGACCCGGCGCGCCTCGCCGAACTGGCGGAGGTCCTGGCCCCTGCGGCCGCCCTGCTGGGTGCCGATCCGGAACAGTGGGTGCTGGGCGGCGGTGAGGACCACGGGCTGTTGGCCACATTCCCCGCCGATGTTCAGCTGCCACCCGGATTCACTGCGCTAGGCTCGATACATGCACTCGGTACCGACGATGGCCCGGGCGTCCTGACAGCGGGCCGGGCCGCGGACAGCGGGGGATGGGATCACTTTGCACACTAA
- a CDS encoding DAK2 domain-containing protein: MKRWLGKAETALGNHSDRLNAINIFPVADGDTGTNLYLTVRAAARSLVLGEDQPAPVDVGEVLATAGQAAMEEARGNSGTLFSVFLCAAAEPLAGHTRMTSTLLAAALNRAQIRAWSALSDPVPGTMLSVMEAAARAAAAVDAGQDGDDSNHALGLTLDAAVEGALAAVVHTEEQLDALQTARVVDAGGVGMLLILDCLRSAVMGQELQDELLDGLHGYDVSDPHIHASMPDDDGVEVMCTITLSPLNAATLRQRLDEIGESVIMSQVGSGPDPDGNYRWRVHVHVRDPDPAVGIIRSLGEPSQISISELALPRDPAVDAVNTGGHER, encoded by the coding sequence ATGAAGAGGTGGCTGGGCAAGGCTGAAACTGCCCTGGGAAACCACAGCGACCGGCTGAACGCCATCAACATCTTCCCGGTAGCCGACGGCGATACGGGTACCAACCTGTACCTCACCGTCCGCGCTGCGGCCCGTTCCCTGGTGCTTGGCGAAGACCAGCCCGCCCCGGTCGACGTCGGGGAAGTCCTGGCCACCGCCGGGCAGGCAGCCATGGAGGAGGCCCGCGGAAACTCCGGAACGCTTTTCTCGGTGTTCCTCTGCGCTGCGGCCGAGCCATTGGCCGGACACACCCGGATGACGTCCACGCTCCTCGCCGCAGCCCTCAACCGTGCCCAGATCCGCGCTTGGTCCGCCCTGAGCGATCCCGTTCCCGGAACCATGCTGTCCGTCATGGAAGCGGCAGCCCGTGCGGCAGCCGCCGTGGACGCCGGCCAGGACGGCGATGACAGCAACCATGCCCTGGGGCTCACCCTCGATGCCGCCGTGGAGGGAGCGCTGGCCGCGGTGGTCCACACCGAGGAGCAGCTCGATGCGCTGCAGACGGCCCGGGTGGTGGACGCGGGCGGCGTGGGCATGCTGCTGATCCTCGACTGCCTCCGGTCCGCCGTGATGGGCCAGGAACTCCAGGACGAGCTCCTCGACGGGCTGCATGGCTACGACGTTTCAGATCCGCACATCCACGCTTCCATGCCGGACGACGACGGCGTGGAGGTCATGTGCACCATCACCCTCTCACCCCTGAATGCGGCCACCCTGCGGCAGCGGCTCGACGAGATCGGCGAGTCCGTGATCATGAGCCAGGTGGGCAGTGGCCCGGACCCTGACGGCAACTACCGGTGGCGGGTCCACGTGCACGTCCGGGACCCGGACCCGGCGGTGGGCATCATCCGGTCCCTCGGCGAGCCGTCCCAGATCAGCATCAGTGAGCTGGCGCTTCCCCGGGACCCGGCCGTGGATGCGGTGAATACCGGCGGGCATGAACGCTGA
- a CDS encoding ATP-dependent DNA helicase RecG: MNAELDLALERRIGKRSAAVIEKHLGITTVEGLLNYFPRRYLTRGELTPISELPLDEEVTLIARVLSSTTRHMQARRGTITDVIVSDDDGQQGLRLVGGQDYRGKVPGTLKISFFNGYKAKTELLQGRRALFSGKVTRFKGQLGLTNPDFLILDEDPFAPGSGDAEKLAAMPIPVYPATAKLPSWKIQKVIATLLETADLGSLADPLPQAVAAREGFLPIADAYRLIHAPETAADWQRARDRLRYQEALVLQSALARRRAQLAAEEATARRPASEGILSAFDQNLPFTLTAGQAAVGKTLATELAQDTPMNRLLQGEVGSGKTLVALRAMLQVVDAGGQAALLAPTEVLAAQHYDSIRRTLGPLSSDGLLGGLAGSGSSVQVTLLTGSMPTAARKQALLDAASGTAGIIIGTHALLSDNVSFYDLGLIVVDEQHRFGVEQRDALRAKARKPPHLLVMTATPIPRTVAMTVFGDLETSTLDELPKGRGPITTHLVGLAENPAWAGRIWARAREEINAGHQVYVVCPKIGTDDDGDFSPGEAAPPGAEAEEGRELASVTAVVDYLLAEPSLAGVRLAPLHGRQDPELKTDTMAGFTANRIKLLVSTTVIEVGVDVHNATLMVILDADRFGISQLHQLRGRVGRGGLPGTCLLVTALEPGHPSRRRLEAVAATTDGFVLSQEDLKLRREGDILGASQSGGRSALKLLRVLEHEDVIARAREDAQAIVGTDPLLSGHPELADAIEKYLNPEKEAFLERG, encoded by the coding sequence ATGAACGCTGAGCTGGACCTGGCCCTTGAACGGCGGATCGGAAAAAGGTCCGCCGCGGTCATCGAGAAACACCTCGGCATCACCACCGTCGAAGGCCTGCTTAATTACTTTCCCCGCCGTTACCTGACCCGCGGTGAACTGACCCCCATCAGCGAGCTTCCGCTCGACGAGGAAGTCACCCTGATTGCCCGGGTGCTGTCCAGCACCACCCGGCATATGCAGGCACGCCGCGGAACCATCACGGACGTCATTGTTTCCGACGACGACGGGCAGCAGGGGCTGCGGCTGGTGGGAGGCCAGGACTACCGCGGCAAGGTCCCCGGGACGCTGAAGATCAGTTTCTTCAACGGCTATAAGGCAAAGACAGAACTCCTGCAGGGCCGGCGCGCGCTGTTTTCCGGAAAGGTCACGCGTTTCAAAGGTCAGCTGGGCCTCACCAACCCGGATTTCCTCATCCTGGACGAGGATCCTTTCGCGCCGGGCAGTGGCGATGCGGAGAAACTGGCAGCCATGCCCATTCCGGTGTATCCGGCCACGGCCAAGCTACCCAGCTGGAAGATCCAGAAGGTGATCGCCACACTGCTGGAAACCGCGGATCTTGGCTCGTTGGCGGACCCGCTTCCGCAGGCAGTGGCAGCCCGGGAGGGCTTCCTTCCCATAGCGGACGCCTACCGGCTCATCCATGCGCCTGAAACGGCGGCTGACTGGCAACGCGCCAGGGACCGGCTCCGCTACCAGGAAGCCTTGGTGCTGCAGTCCGCGCTTGCCCGCCGCCGTGCGCAACTCGCCGCGGAGGAGGCCACCGCGCGGCGCCCAGCCAGCGAAGGCATCCTGTCCGCGTTCGACCAAAACCTGCCCTTCACCCTCACAGCCGGCCAGGCCGCCGTCGGGAAGACCCTTGCAACGGAACTTGCGCAGGACACTCCCATGAACCGGCTGCTGCAGGGCGAGGTCGGTTCGGGCAAGACGCTCGTGGCGCTGCGGGCCATGCTCCAGGTTGTGGACGCCGGGGGACAGGCCGCGCTGCTGGCCCCCACCGAGGTGCTGGCCGCCCAGCACTACGACTCCATCCGGCGCACCCTTGGGCCGCTGTCCAGCGACGGACTCCTGGGCGGACTGGCCGGTAGCGGGTCCTCGGTCCAGGTCACGCTGCTGACGGGGTCCATGCCCACTGCCGCCCGGAAGCAGGCCCTGCTGGATGCAGCCTCCGGCACGGCGGGAATCATCATCGGCACCCACGCCCTGCTCAGCGACAACGTGTCCTTTTACGACCTCGGCCTGATCGTGGTGGACGAACAGCACCGTTTCGGTGTGGAACAGCGCGACGCCCTGCGTGCGAAGGCCCGGAAGCCGCCGCACCTCCTGGTGATGACTGCCACTCCCATTCCCCGCACCGTTGCCATGACCGTGTTTGGCGACCTCGAAACTTCCACCCTCGACGAGCTGCCTAAAGGCAGGGGCCCGATCACCACGCACCTTGTCGGCCTTGCCGAGAACCCCGCCTGGGCCGGGCGGATCTGGGCCCGTGCGCGGGAGGAAATTAACGCCGGACACCAGGTGTATGTGGTCTGCCCCAAGATTGGAACGGACGACGACGGCGACTTCAGTCCGGGGGAAGCGGCGCCACCGGGGGCGGAGGCGGAGGAGGGCCGGGAGCTCGCGTCTGTCACCGCCGTCGTGGATTACCTGCTGGCCGAGCCCTCGTTGGCAGGGGTTCGCCTGGCCCCGCTCCATGGGCGCCAGGATCCGGAGCTGAAAACGGACACCATGGCCGGGTTTACCGCCAACCGGATCAAGCTGCTGGTTTCCACTACCGTGATCGAGGTGGGCGTGGACGTGCACAACGCCACCTTGATGGTCATCCTGGATGCCGACAGGTTCGGGATCTCCCAGCTGCACCAGCTCCGCGGCCGCGTGGGCCGCGGCGGCCTGCCCGGAACCTGCCTGCTGGTCACTGCCTTGGAACCGGGCCACCCCAGCCGGCGGCGGCTGGAAGCCGTGGCTGCGACCACGGATGGTTTTGTCCTGTCGCAGGAGGACCTCAAGCTACGGCGTGAAGGCGACATCCTGGGCGCATCGCAGTCCGGCGGACGGTCGGCCCTGAAGCTGCTGAGGGTCCTTGAGCATGAAGACGTTATTGCCCGGGCCAGGGAAGATGCCCAGGCAATAGTCGGCACCGATCCGTTGCTGTCCGGGCATCCCGAACTTGCCGATGCCATCGAAAAGTACCTGAACCCCGAGAAGGAGGCGTTCCTTGAACGCGGTTAG
- the rsmD gene encoding 16S rRNA (guanine(966)-N(2))-methyltransferase RsmD, with product MTRIIAGAAGGTPLTAVPGSLTRPTTDRVKEALFSRLDAFDVIAGARVLDLYAGSGALGVESGSRGARTVELVESDAKASAVCQRNADLINGVLGRKAVTVHRTKADPFLDRAAEDAAWDLVFLDPPYPLEEAGLSAVLEKLAAHLAPGAVVVVERSSRSPEPGWPGGLTRFAEKKYGETRLWFAEPFVPDAISADDVPDGAGAGDAVPDAEGPGSLRG from the coding sequence GTGACCCGGATCATTGCCGGCGCCGCTGGCGGTACTCCACTGACAGCCGTCCCGGGCTCCTTGACCAGGCCCACCACGGACCGGGTGAAGGAAGCGCTGTTCTCCCGACTTGATGCCTTTGACGTGATTGCGGGGGCCCGCGTGCTGGACCTGTACGCCGGCTCGGGTGCCCTGGGCGTGGAAAGTGGCAGCAGGGGAGCGCGGACCGTGGAGCTGGTGGAATCCGACGCCAAGGCCAGCGCCGTGTGCCAGCGCAACGCGGACCTGATTAACGGCGTGCTGGGCCGGAAAGCCGTCACCGTGCACCGCACCAAAGCGGATCCCTTCCTGGACCGGGCCGCGGAAGACGCGGCTTGGGACCTGGTGTTCCTTGATCCGCCGTACCCCCTGGAGGAGGCTGGGCTGTCCGCGGTGCTGGAGAAACTTGCCGCGCACCTGGCCCCCGGTGCGGTGGTGGTGGTGGAACGGTCCTCCCGCTCGCCGGAACCGGGATGGCCTGGCGGGCTGACGCGGTTCGCGGAGAAGAAGTACGGGGAAACCCGGCTGTGGTTCGCCGAGCCGTTCGTTCCCGACGCCATCTCCGCCGATGACGTGCCTGACGGTGCAGGGGCTGGGGATGCCGTGCCGGATGCGGAAGGGCCGGGGTCCTTGCGGGGCTAG
- a CDS encoding spermidine synthase, which produces MSGGSSGAASRFLRTTGQHATIEPDAFTDGSFVLTIGGAEQSHVNLDHPAEIFYEYLRRIGHLVDLAAPPGEPIRALHLGAGALTLARYIQATRPGSIQYAVELERELLDFVLRHLPMPGGTDLTTIIGDAREALGALAPDLAFDVVILDIFSGPEAPGHIATSGFYQEARERLRPEGLLIVNVGDEAALTLVRSQVAAMREAMGDVGAFAEAGMFEGRYPGNIILAGTQGPWPEAWTAELTARGPHPARVLAGVDLDPFSG; this is translated from the coding sequence ATGTCCGGCGGCAGCAGCGGGGCCGCCAGCCGCTTCCTCCGGACAACAGGCCAGCACGCCACAATCGAGCCCGATGCGTTCACCGATGGCAGTTTTGTACTCACTATCGGCGGAGCCGAACAGTCCCATGTGAACCTGGACCACCCGGCGGAGATCTTCTACGAGTACCTGCGCAGGATCGGGCATCTGGTGGATCTCGCCGCACCGCCCGGAGAACCCATTAGGGCCCTGCACCTCGGAGCAGGGGCGCTGACCCTGGCGCGGTACATCCAGGCCACCCGCCCCGGCTCCATCCAGTATGCCGTGGAGCTGGAACGGGAACTGCTCGACTTTGTCCTCCGGCACCTTCCCATGCCTGGGGGAACGGACCTGACCACGATCATCGGCGACGCCCGCGAGGCACTCGGCGCGCTTGCTCCTGACCTCGCGTTCGACGTCGTCATTCTGGACATCTTTTCCGGACCTGAAGCACCCGGGCACATCGCCACCAGCGGCTTCTACCAAGAGGCCCGGGAACGCTTGCGCCCGGAAGGGCTGCTGATCGTCAACGTCGGCGACGAAGCGGCCCTCACGCTGGTCAGGAGCCAGGTGGCCGCGATGCGCGAAGCCATGGGCGATGTTGGCGCCTTCGCGGAAGCGGGGATGTTCGAGGGCCGGTACCCGGGCAACATCATCCTGGCCGGAACCCAGGGCCCTTGGCCGGAAGCCTGGACAGCCGAACTGACCGCGCGGGGCCCGCACCCGGCGCGGGTCCTGGCCGGGGTGGACCTGGACCCCTTCTCGGGCTAG
- a CDS encoding aminotransferase class I/II-fold pyridoxal phosphate-dependent enzyme, producing MHPPRELSTPLAPAPWQRTALGANLLAPDGGLGVTIFEEMTTLAVQTGAINLGQGFPDEDGPAEIREAARAAIAAGANQYAPGKGLPQLREAVAAHQERFYGLAPDPATEVIITTGATEGIAASLLAFAGPGDEVLTFEPFYDSYGAVIGLSGATHATVPLAAPDFLPDPAALEAAFNERTRVVLLNNPHNPTGAVFPPEILQRVVDLAEKHDSIIITDEVYEHLTFGVRHTPVATLPGAAGRTITISSAGKTFSLTGWKIGWLSGPEDLVAAVRTVKQFLTYSSGTPFQAAIATGLALPDDFYTGIAAALEQKRDILSAGLRAAGFDVFTPRGTYFVNVDTAPLGITDALDLARRLPALVGVAAIPVPVFCHPEGAERTRSLLRFAFCKKREVLEEAAARLANLRGRL from the coding sequence ATGCATCCACCACGGGAACTTTCCACCCCCCTGGCACCTGCTCCCTGGCAGCGGACCGCACTCGGAGCCAACCTCCTCGCTCCGGACGGCGGCCTGGGTGTCACCATCTTCGAGGAGATGACCACCCTGGCAGTCCAGACCGGAGCCATCAACCTGGGACAGGGTTTCCCCGATGAGGACGGGCCGGCGGAAATCAGGGAGGCCGCCCGTGCGGCCATCGCTGCAGGGGCCAACCAGTACGCGCCCGGCAAGGGACTGCCCCAGCTCCGGGAGGCGGTGGCCGCGCACCAGGAACGTTTCTATGGGCTGGCACCGGACCCTGCAACCGAAGTCATCATCACCACCGGGGCCACCGAAGGGATCGCTGCCTCCCTCCTGGCGTTTGCCGGACCGGGCGATGAGGTCCTGACCTTCGAACCCTTCTACGACTCCTACGGCGCCGTCATCGGCCTCTCGGGCGCCACGCACGCCACCGTGCCCCTGGCCGCCCCGGACTTCCTGCCCGACCCCGCGGCACTGGAGGCTGCCTTCAACGAGCGGACGCGGGTGGTCCTCCTGAACAATCCGCACAATCCCACGGGCGCCGTGTTTCCTCCGGAGATCCTGCAGCGCGTGGTGGACCTTGCGGAAAAGCACGACAGCATCATCATCACCGACGAGGTGTACGAGCACCTCACCTTCGGCGTCCGCCATACCCCGGTGGCGACACTGCCGGGAGCCGCCGGCCGGACCATCACCATTTCCTCCGCCGGCAAGACCTTTTCCCTGACCGGTTGGAAGATCGGCTGGTTGAGCGGCCCCGAGGACCTGGTGGCGGCCGTCCGCACCGTGAAGCAGTTCCTCACCTACAGTTCGGGAACTCCGTTCCAGGCTGCGATCGCCACAGGGCTGGCCCTGCCGGACGACTTCTATACCGGCATCGCAGCCGCCCTGGAACAGAAGCGCGACATCCTCAGCGCCGGGCTCCGGGCCGCGGGCTTTGACGTCTTCACCCCAAGAGGAACCTACTTCGTCAATGTGGACACCGCACCGCTGGGCATCACCGACGCGCTGGACCTCGCCCGGCGGCTGCCCGCGCTGGTAGGGGTGGCAGCCATCCCCGTTCCGGTGTTCTGCCATCCAGAGGGAGCCGAACGCACCCGCAGCCTGCTCCGGTTTGCCTTCTGCAAGAAGCGAGAAGTCCTGGAGGAGGCTGCCGCGCGGCTGGCAAACCTGCGCGGCAGGCTCTGA
- the coaD gene encoding pantetheine-phosphate adenylyltransferase, producing the protein MRRAVCPGSFDPIHNGHLEVIARAAGLFDEVIVAISTNYAKKYMFSLEERLEMARETLASLKGIVVEPVGEGLLAEYCRQRGVSAIVKGLRSSSDFDYELPMATMNRQLSGVETVFLPAEASYVHLSSTLIKEVAVLGGSVSDYVPRSVHRRMVAGEPSPDQQPRR; encoded by the coding sequence ATGAGACGCGCTGTGTGCCCCGGATCCTTCGACCCCATCCACAACGGCCATCTCGAAGTCATTGCGCGGGCCGCCGGTCTTTTCGACGAGGTCATCGTGGCCATCTCCACCAACTACGCCAAGAAGTACATGTTCAGCCTTGAGGAACGGCTGGAAATGGCACGGGAAACCCTCGCATCGCTCAAGGGCATCGTGGTGGAACCGGTGGGCGAGGGCCTCCTGGCGGAATATTGCCGCCAGCGGGGTGTGTCCGCCATCGTCAAGGGACTCAGGTCATCGTCGGACTTCGACTACGAGCTTCCGATGGCCACCATGAACCGCCAGCTAAGCGGCGTGGAGACTGTCTTCCTCCCGGCCGAGGCAAGCTACGTCCACCTATCGTCCACCCTGATCAAAGAGGTGGCGGTCCTGGGCGGCAGCGTCTCGGACTACGTGCCCCGGTCCGTGCACCGCCGCATGGTTGCCGGCGAGCCTTCGCCCGATCAGCAGCCAAGGCGGTAG
- a CDS encoding YceD family protein encodes MAFDVKDLGRSPGSMRTLKEHVPAPGDLGVALIGVQEGSDVELDLRLEAVHEGILVSGTVVAEVTGECGRCLDPLAYDLEVNVQELFFYEGAELSDGEEDEEQRRVEHDVIDLEPVLRDAVVTNLPFQPVCREDCQGLCSECGVRLEDEPGHHHEVLDPRWAALADMAKPDRQN; translated from the coding sequence CTGGCGTTCGACGTCAAGGACCTCGGGCGCAGCCCGGGAAGCATGCGGACGCTGAAGGAACATGTACCCGCACCGGGTGATCTTGGTGTGGCGCTCATTGGTGTTCAGGAAGGCTCGGATGTCGAGCTCGACCTGAGGCTTGAGGCCGTACACGAAGGAATTCTGGTATCAGGAACCGTTGTCGCCGAAGTAACCGGCGAGTGCGGCCGATGCCTGGATCCCCTTGCGTATGACCTTGAGGTCAATGTGCAAGAACTTTTCTTCTACGAGGGCGCTGAGCTCTCGGACGGAGAAGAAGATGAAGAGCAACGTCGAGTCGAGCACGATGTAATCGATCTTGAACCGGTGTTGCGGGACGCGGTTGTCACCAATCTGCCGTTCCAGCCGGTGTGCCGGGAAGACTGCCAGGGCCTTTGCTCCGAATGCGGAGTTCGCCTGGAAGACGAGCCGGGGCACCACCACGAGGTCCTGGATCCTCGCTGGGCTGCCCTAGCTGATATGGCTAAGCCTGACCGGCAAAATTGA
- the rpmF gene encoding 50S ribosomal protein L32 gives MAVPKRKMSRSNTRARRSQWKATAPHLVKTVENGQVTYSLPHQAKVVTDSAGTALFLEYKGRKVADV, from the coding sequence GTGGCTGTTCCCAAGCGGAAAATGTCTCGCTCGAATACCCGCGCCCGCCGCTCGCAGTGGAAGGCGACCGCCCCCCACCTGGTGAAGACCGTTGAGAACGGCCAGGTCACCTACAGCCTGCCGCACCAGGCAAAGGTCGTTACCGACTCTGCTGGCACCGCGCTGTTCCTTGAGTACAAGGGCCGCAAGGTCGCGGACGTCTAA
- the rnc gene encoding ribonuclease III yields MSSTEELLKRLGVSIDAGTLRLALTHRSYAYENGGIPTNERLEFLGDSILGFSVTDALYRDNPDLPEGELAKRRSAVVSTRALAGIGRSLGIGEYIYLGQGEKLTHGKNKASILADTMEALIGATYVSNDIETARQLVMRLIGPLLKDAAVLGAGTDWKTSIQELAASRQLGSIHYAVEGSGPDHARTFTAVLNIGGTAYGKGSGHSKKEAEQEAAADAWRVLSGTGASSTGASSVAAQ; encoded by the coding sequence ATGTCTTCAACTGAAGAGCTTCTGAAGCGTCTCGGTGTCTCTATTGACGCCGGGACGCTTCGTCTTGCGCTCACCCACCGTTCGTACGCCTACGAGAATGGCGGCATCCCCACCAACGAGCGGCTCGAGTTCCTGGGCGACTCCATCCTGGGGTTCTCCGTTACCGACGCCCTCTATCGGGACAACCCGGACCTGCCCGAAGGCGAACTTGCCAAGCGCCGGTCCGCCGTCGTCAGTACCCGCGCACTTGCCGGCATCGGCCGCAGCCTGGGCATCGGGGAATACATCTACCTTGGCCAGGGCGAGAAGCTCACGCATGGCAAGAACAAGGCCTCCATCCTGGCGGACACCATGGAAGCCCTGATCGGGGCCACCTATGTCTCCAACGACATCGAGACGGCGCGCCAACTGGTCATGCGGCTGATCGGTCCGCTGCTGAAGGATGCCGCCGTCCTGGGCGCCGGCACCGACTGGAAGACCAGCATCCAGGAACTCGCAGCCAGCCGGCAGCTGGGCAGCATCCACTACGCCGTGGAGGGGTCCGGGCCGGACCACGCCCGCACCTTTACAGCTGTCCTGAATATCGGCGGAACCGCCTACGGCAAGGGTTCGGGGCATTCCAAGAAGGAAGCGGAACAGGAAGCCGCGGCAGACGCGTGGCGGGTGCTTTCCGGCACCGGGGCGTCCAGTACCGGCGCAAGCTCCGTGGCCGCCCAGTAG
- the mutM gene encoding bifunctional DNA-formamidopyrimidine glycosylase/DNA-(apurinic or apyrimidinic site) lyase produces the protein MPELPEVEVVRRGLVNWVRGRTIRAVEVLDPRSIRRHALGVEDFIGNLEGATVSDVVRRGKFLWMPLVDSTAAGSENRESGGLPGIALMAHLGMSGQLLMQDSAVADEKHLKVRFRLSPREGMPEQLRFVDQRIFGGLFVTTLVPTDDGAPGGLAESPLPLIAEEAAHIARDPLDPAFSFDLFYQRLRKRKTGLKRALLDQGLVSGIGNIYADEALWRARLHFARATDTLRRSEAQRVLDSAREVMLDALAAGGTSFDSLYVNVNGASGYFDRSLNAYGRQGEPCKRCAAAGINATIRRDQFMNRSSHTCPVCQPRPRNGRW, from the coding sequence ATGCCGGAACTGCCCGAGGTGGAGGTTGTCCGCCGTGGCCTGGTGAACTGGGTCCGCGGCAGGACGATCCGTGCCGTCGAAGTCCTTGATCCGCGTTCCATCCGCCGCCACGCCCTTGGCGTTGAGGACTTCATCGGCAACCTCGAAGGTGCCACTGTGTCCGACGTCGTGCGCCGGGGAAAGTTCCTCTGGATGCCCCTGGTGGACAGCACTGCTGCCGGATCGGAGAACCGGGAAAGCGGTGGCCTGCCCGGAATTGCCTTGATGGCGCACCTGGGCATGAGCGGGCAGCTGCTGATGCAGGACTCAGCCGTCGCCGATGAGAAGCACCTCAAGGTCCGGTTCCGGCTCAGCCCGCGGGAAGGGATGCCGGAGCAACTGCGGTTCGTGGACCAGCGGATCTTCGGCGGCCTCTTCGTCACCACGCTCGTCCCCACGGACGACGGCGCTCCGGGCGGCCTGGCGGAATCGCCCCTTCCCCTGATAGCGGAGGAAGCAGCACACATCGCCCGGGACCCCCTCGATCCTGCCTTCTCCTTCGACCTCTTCTACCAGCGCCTCCGGAAGCGCAAAACGGGACTGAAGCGGGCGCTGCTGGACCAGGGACTGGTGTCCGGGATCGGCAACATCTACGCCGACGAAGCACTGTGGCGCGCCCGCCTGCACTTCGCCCGGGCCACCGACACCCTGCGCCGCAGTGAAGCCCAGCGCGTCCTCGACAGCGCCCGCGAGGTGATGCTCGATGCCCTGGCAGCAGGCGGGACCAGCTTCGATTCGCTGTACGTCAACGTCAACGGTGCCTCAGGCTACTTTGACCGGTCCCTCAATGCCTATGGCCGGCAGGGGGAGCCGTGCAAGCGGTGCGCCGCAGCGGGTATCAATGCGACCATCCGCCGTGACCAGTTCATGAACCGTTCATCCCATACCTGCCCCGTGTGCCAACCGCGGCCCCGCAACGGCCGCTGGTAG